From Sphingopyxis sp. MWB1, a single genomic window includes:
- the rpoB gene encoding DNA-directed RNA polymerase subunit beta has translation MATKAKSVGKALEATASKRIRKLFGNIHEAVEMPNLIEVQRESYEQFLRSDPSVGYVSGLEKTLRSVFPIRDFAGTAELDFVHYELEEPKYDVDECRQRGITYAAPMKVTLRLIVFEVDSEADTRSVLDIKEQDVYMGDMPLMTENGTFFVNGTERVIVSQMHRSPGVLFDHDRGKTHSSGKYLFAARVIPYRGSWLDFEFDAKDIVNVRIDRKRKLPVTSLLYALGLSAEEILNHFYDRLVFERAEDGWRVPFVAENWRGSKPAFDVVDAKTGEVVFAAGHKISPRLANKAAKDGLETLLIPTEEIFGRYSAYDLVNEATGEIYIEAGDEVTAENLEKMDAAGIDKLVLLDIDHNNTGPWIRNTLKADKAEDRDQALSDIYRVMRPGEPPTRETAEALFAGLFFDAERYDLSAVGRVKLNMRLGLDCEDTVTTLRSEDILAVVKELVNLKDGKGEIDDIDNLGNRRVRSVGELLENQYRVGLLRMERAVKERMSSVDVSTVMPNDLINAKPAVAAVREFFGSSQLSQFMDQTNPLSEVTHKRRVSALGPGGLTRERAGFEVRDVHPTHYGRICPIETPEGPNIGLINSLATFARVNKYGFIETPYRRIVDGKVTNEVVYLSAMEEQKHTVAQANADLNPDGSFVEELISAREGGEFLMAPREQITLMDVSPKQLVSVAASLIPFLENDDANRALMGSNMQRQAVPLLRAEAPVVGTGMEGTVARDSGAAIAARRGGVIDQVDATRIVIRATDMIEPGKSGVDIYRLQKFQRSNQSTCINQRPLVKVGDVVNAGDIIADGPSTELGELALGKNVLVAFMPWNGYNYEDSILISERIVKDDVFTSVHIEEFEVTARDTRLGPEDITRDIPNVGEEALRNLDEAGIVYIGAEVGPGDILAGKITPKGESPMTPEEKLLRAIFGEKASDVRDTSLRLPPGVSGTVVEVRVFNRHGIDKDERAIAIEREEIERLKQDADDERAILNRATFSSLKELLIGQTTSAVPKGMKKGEVLTEDALISLDRADWWKLAVVDDNAQTALEAIKAQYDEAIKRINAKYEDRVEKLQRGDELAPGVLKMVKVFVAVKRKLQPGDKMAGRHGNKGVISRILPIEDMPFLEDGTHVDIVLNPLGVPSRMNVGQILETHLGWASRGLGQKVTHALEEWRDANPDATGGQMPEAVREALENVYGEEYVADIKSRDADNIVELAENLKVGVPFATPVFDGAKEADVTNMLTLAGLHDSGQSDLYDGRTGDRFDRKVTVGYIYMLKLHHLVDDKIHARSIGPYSLVTQQPLGGKAQFGGQRFGEMEVWALQAYGAAYTLQEMLTVKSDDVIGRTKVYEAIVKGDDTFEAGIPESFNVLVKEMRSLGLNVELSSYADEDDDQGPDALPEAAE, from the coding sequence ATGGCGACCAAGGCGAAGTCGGTGGGCAAGGCCCTCGAAGCAACCGCTAGCAAGCGTATCCGCAAATTGTTCGGCAACATCCACGAGGCCGTGGAAATGCCCAACCTGATCGAGGTTCAGCGCGAATCTTATGAGCAGTTTTTGCGGTCCGACCCTTCGGTCGGCTATGTTTCGGGCCTTGAAAAGACGCTGCGCAGCGTTTTTCCGATCCGCGATTTCGCCGGCACTGCCGAGCTCGACTTTGTTCATTACGAACTGGAAGAGCCCAAATATGACGTTGATGAATGCCGTCAGCGCGGGATCACCTATGCGGCGCCGATGAAGGTCACGCTGCGCCTGATCGTCTTTGAAGTCGACAGCGAAGCCGACACCCGTTCGGTTCTCGATATCAAGGAGCAGGACGTCTATATGGGCGACATGCCGCTCATGACCGAGAATGGCACTTTCTTTGTCAACGGCACCGAGCGCGTGATCGTGTCGCAGATGCACCGTTCGCCGGGTGTGCTCTTTGACCATGATCGCGGCAAGACCCATTCGTCGGGCAAATATCTCTTTGCTGCGCGCGTCATTCCCTATCGCGGTTCGTGGCTCGATTTCGAATTCGACGCCAAGGATATCGTCAACGTTCGTATCGACCGCAAGCGCAAGCTTCCGGTCACCTCGCTGCTCTATGCGCTGGGACTGAGCGCGGAGGAAATTCTCAACCATTTCTATGACCGCCTGGTTTTCGAGCGCGCCGAAGATGGCTGGAGAGTGCCTTTTGTCGCCGAAAACTGGCGCGGGTCGAAGCCGGCCTTTGATGTGGTTGATGCCAAAACCGGCGAAGTTGTTTTTGCGGCGGGGCACAAGATCAGCCCGCGTCTGGCAAACAAGGCGGCAAAAGATGGCCTGGAAACGCTGCTGATACCGACCGAGGAAATCTTCGGTCGCTATTCGGCTTATGATCTCGTCAATGAAGCGACCGGCGAGATTTATATCGAGGCTGGCGATGAAGTGACCGCCGAAAACCTCGAAAAGATGGACGCGGCGGGCATCGACAAGCTGGTGCTGCTCGATATCGACCATAATAATACCGGCCCCTGGATCCGCAACACGCTGAAAGCTGACAAGGCTGAGGATCGCGATCAGGCGTTGTCCGATATTTATCGCGTGATGCGCCCCGGCGAGCCGCCGACGCGCGAAACCGCCGAAGCGCTTTTCGCGGGCCTCTTCTTTGACGCAGAGCGTTACGACCTGTCGGCGGTGGGGCGTGTGAAGCTCAACATGCGTCTGGGCCTCGATTGCGAGGACACGGTCACCACCCTGCGCAGCGAAGACATTCTCGCCGTCGTCAAGGAGCTGGTGAATCTGAAGGACGGCAAGGGCGAAATCGACGATATCGATAACCTTGGTAACCGCCGTGTCCGTTCGGTCGGCGAATTGCTGGAAAACCAGTATCGCGTCGGCTTGCTGCGCATGGAGCGCGCGGTGAAGGAGCGGATGAGCTCGGTCGACGTGTCGACCGTCATGCCGAACGATCTGATCAACGCGAAGCCCGCGGTTGCCGCGGTGCGCGAATTCTTTGGCTCGTCGCAGCTCTCGCAGTTCATGGACCAGACCAATCCGCTGTCGGAAGTCACGCACAAGCGCCGCGTGTCGGCGCTTGGGCCGGGCGGCCTGACCCGCGAGCGCGCAGGCTTTGAAGTCCGCGACGTTCATCCGACCCACTATGGCCGCATCTGTCCGATTGAAACGCCCGAAGGCCCGAACATTGGTCTGATCAACAGCCTCGCGACATTTGCGCGCGTCAACAAATATGGCTTTATTGAAACGCCTTATCGCCGGATCGTGGATGGAAAGGTGACGAATGAAGTCGTCTATCTGTCGGCGATGGAAGAGCAGAAGCATACGGTTGCGCAGGCGAACGCTGATCTCAATCCCGACGGCAGTTTTGTCGAGGAGCTGATCTCGGCGCGTGAGGGCGGCGAGTTTCTGATGGCGCCGCGTGAGCAGATCACGCTGATGGACGTATCGCCGAAACAGCTTGTTTCGGTTGCGGCCTCGCTCATTCCCTTCCTCGAAAACGATGACGCCAACCGCGCGCTCATGGGATCGAACATGCAACGTCAGGCTGTGCCGCTGCTGCGGGCCGAAGCGCCTGTCGTCGGTACCGGCATGGAAGGCACGGTTGCACGCGACTCGGGCGCCGCCATTGCGGCGCGTCGTGGCGGCGTGATCGATCAGGTCGACGCAACGCGTATCGTCATCCGCGCTACCGATATGATCGAACCCGGCAAGTCGGGCGTCGACATCTATCGCCTGCAGAAGTTCCAGCGTTCGAACCAGTCGACTTGCATCAACCAGCGTCCGCTGGTGAAGGTGGGCGACGTCGTGAACGCCGGCGACATCATTGCCGACGGTCCGTCGACCGAACTTGGCGAACTGGCGCTCGGCAAGAATGTGCTCGTCGCCTTCATGCCGTGGAACGGCTACAATTATGAGGACTCGATCCTCATTTCCGAACGCATCGTGAAGGACGACGTCTTCACCTCGGTCCATATCGAGGAATTTGAAGTCACTGCGCGCGACACGCGCCTTGGCCCCGAAGACATCACGCGCGACATCCCGAACGTCGGCGAGGAAGCGCTGCGCAATCTCGACGAAGCGGGCATCGTCTATATCGGTGCCGAGGTCGGCCCCGGCGACATTCTCGCCGGCAAAATCACGCCGAAGGGCGAAAGCCCGATGACGCCGGAAGAAAAGCTGCTGCGCGCCATCTTCGGCGAAAAGGCCAGCGACGTGCGCGACACCTCGCTCCGTCTGCCGCCCGGCGTGTCGGGCACGGTCGTCGAAGTCCGCGTCTTCAACCGTCACGGTATCGACAAGGACGAACGTGCGATTGCGATCGAACGCGAGGAAATCGAGCGGCTGAAGCAGGACGCCGATGACGAGCGCGCCATCCTCAACCGCGCGACCTTCTCCAGCCTCAAGGAACTGCTCATCGGTCAGACGACCAGCGCGGTGCCGAAGGGCATGAAGAAGGGCGAGGTCCTGACCGAAGACGCGTTGATCTCGCTCGACCGTGCCGACTGGTGGAAGCTCGCGGTGGTCGACGATAATGCGCAGACCGCGCTTGAAGCGATCAAGGCGCAATATGACGAAGCGATCAAGCGCATCAACGCGAAGTATGAAGATCGCGTCGAAAAGCTGCAGCGCGGCGATGAACTGGCGCCGGGCGTGCTCAAGATGGTCAAGGTCTTCGTCGCGGTGAAGCGCAAGCTGCAGCCGGGCGACAAGATGGCCGGCCGTCACGGGAACAAGGGTGTCATTTCGCGCATCCTGCCGATCGAAGACATGCCCTTCCTCGAGGACGGCACCCATGTCGACATCGTGCTCAACCCGCTGGGCGTGCCATCGCGTATGAACGTCGGGCAGATCCTCGAAACCCACCTTGGCTGGGCCTCGCGTGGGCTGGGGCAAAAGGTGACCCACGCGCTCGAGGAATGGCGCGATGCCAACCCCGACGCGACTGGAGGGCAGATGCCCGAAGCGGTGCGCGAGGCATTGGAAAATGTCTATGGCGAGGAATATGTCGCGGACATCAAGTCGCGCGATGCCGATAATATCGTCGAACTGGCTGAAAATCTGAAGGTCGGCGTGCCCTTTGCAACGCCGGTGTTCGATGGTGCGAAGGAAGCCGACGTCACCAACATGCTCACCCTCGCGGGTCTGCATGACTCGGGGCAGTCGGACCTTTACGACGGCCGTACCGGCGACCGCTTCGACCGCAAGGTGACTGTGGGCTATATCTATATGCTCAAGCTTCACCACCTGGTCGACGACAAGATCCACGCGCGTTCGATCGGCCCCTACAGCCTCGTCACCCAGCAGCCGCTGGGCGGTAAGGCGCAGTTCGGTGGCCAGCGCTTCGGTGAGATGGAGGTCTGGGCACTCCAGGCCTATGGCGCGGCCTATACCCTGCAGGAAATGCTGACGGTGAAGTCCGATGACGTGATCGGCCGTACCAAGGTTTACGAAGCGATCGTCAAGGGCGACGACACCTTCGAAGCCGGCATTCCCGAAAGCTTCAACGTGCTCGTCAAGGAAATGCGCTCGCTGGGCCTCAACGTCGAACTTTCGTCCTATGCCGACGAAGACGATGATCAGGGACCGGACGCCCTTCCCGAAGCCGCCGAATAA
- a CDS encoding sensor domain-containing diguanylate cyclase gives MIGSLKIRAGAIAWPLLTATGYSLLAHLSLIATKGPENIATIWPSSGYFLALLLLMPARHHIASFAAMGVTGIAVNMMSGAPPLVACSYAFANGSEAAFALWLLRRREPDGLSFMAPRAVGNFCFAALSGSFLSGVLATLLTGAGLGFFLSWTTTVALGLLIITPPIIILTRMIQSRAMARIDFRSKLEAAGLIVLTALAAVISFSQDHFPLSFLPYMAVVFAAYRLGPFGAASGILVVALIAAMLTAQGLGPIPEIEASPTARVFFLQFYLVAMLFMVLPLAALLVLRQRLAKHLAQSNRWLVEAQAAAHVGHWRVDLLRSTIQWSDQTYRIHGVEQGTPVTIQSSLACYFPEDAIRVQRTLARAAKEGRPFEYQGRIRRPDGSVRHVKSHGSIERDADGRAIGVFGTAQDVTQTVENARMLEQARHTAEQAANTDMLTGLPNRRHMLGFLDQALRAAQEDGAPLAVAILDIDHFKQVNDRYGHATGDDVIRRVGERARAALRKDDMVGRFGGEEYVCVFQGTSALAAELAAERVRRAIKNDDDADDLPAVTVSVGLAVYAGEDSVEELLHRADKALYSAKRAGRNRTGLAA, from the coding sequence ATGATCGGGTCGCTCAAGATTCGGGCCGGAGCCATCGCCTGGCCATTGCTGACTGCCACCGGCTATTCCCTGCTGGCTCATTTGTCGCTGATCGCGACCAAGGGGCCAGAGAATATCGCCACTATCTGGCCATCGAGCGGCTATTTTCTCGCCCTGCTTTTGCTCATGCCTGCGCGCCATCATATCGCTTCTTTCGCGGCGATGGGGGTGACGGGCATTGCCGTCAACATGATGAGCGGCGCTCCGCCGCTTGTCGCATGCAGCTATGCTTTCGCCAATGGGAGTGAAGCCGCATTTGCCCTCTGGTTGCTGCGTCGGCGGGAACCCGATGGGCTGTCTTTCATGGCGCCGCGCGCAGTCGGCAATTTCTGTTTCGCTGCGCTCAGCGGCAGCTTCCTCAGCGGTGTCCTCGCGACGCTTCTTACCGGCGCGGGGTTGGGCTTTTTCTTGTCATGGACCACAACCGTCGCCTTGGGCCTTCTCATCATAACCCCGCCCATCATTATATTGACGCGCATGATACAGTCGCGTGCGATGGCGCGGATCGACTTTCGATCCAAACTGGAAGCGGCAGGCCTCATTGTCCTCACGGCGCTTGCTGCCGTCATCAGCTTCTCGCAGGACCATTTTCCGCTCAGCTTCCTGCCCTATATGGCAGTGGTGTTCGCTGCTTATCGATTGGGACCATTTGGCGCGGCATCGGGTATTTTAGTCGTCGCGCTGATTGCGGCTATGCTCACCGCTCAGGGGCTCGGTCCCATTCCCGAAATCGAAGCTTCGCCGACGGCCCGCGTCTTCTTCCTGCAATTTTACCTGGTAGCCATGCTTTTCATGGTCTTGCCTTTGGCGGCGCTGCTCGTTCTGCGCCAACGTCTCGCCAAGCACCTCGCGCAGAGCAATCGCTGGCTGGTGGAGGCGCAGGCGGCGGCGCATGTCGGCCATTGGCGTGTCGATTTGCTGCGTTCCACGATCCAATGGTCGGATCAGACCTATCGCATTCACGGAGTAGAGCAGGGAACGCCCGTTACGATCCAGTCGAGCCTTGCCTGCTATTTTCCGGAAGATGCGATCCGCGTCCAACGCACCCTCGCGCGCGCAGCAAAAGAAGGGCGCCCCTTTGAATATCAGGGCCGGATTCGTCGTCCGGACGGCAGCGTGCGTCATGTCAAATCGCATGGTTCGATCGAGCGCGATGCCGACGGCCGGGCCATCGGCGTCTTCGGCACGGCGCAGGATGTGACCCAGACCGTAGAAAATGCGCGGATGCTCGAACAGGCGCGGCACACGGCAGAGCAGGCGGCCAACACCGACATGCTAACCGGATTGCCCAACCGTCGTCATATGCTTGGCTTTCTCGATCAGGCGCTGCGCGCGGCACAGGAAGATGGCGCCCCGCTTGCCGTCGCGATTCTCGACATCGACCATTTCAAACAGGTGAATGACCGATATGGTCACGCCACCGGTGACGATGTCATCCGCCGTGTCGGGGAGCGCGCGCGCGCGGCCCTGCGCAAGGATGATATGGTTGGCCGTTTCGGCGGCGAAGAATATGTTTGCGTCTTTCAGGGCACAAGCGCCTTGGCCGCCGAACTGGCCGCGGAGCGCGTCCGCCGCGCCATCAAGAATGACGATGACGCAGATGATCTTCCTGCTGTGACCGTCAGTGTCGGTCTGGCCGTCTACGCCGGGGAAGACAGCGTCGAAGAACTGCTCCACCGCGCCGACAAAGCGCTTTACTCCGCCAAACGCGCCGGTCGAAACCGTACAGGCCTCGCGGCGTGA